A window of Verrucomicrobiota bacterium contains these coding sequences:
- a CDS encoding sulfite exporter TauE/SafE family protein, with protein sequence MWLLLAFLVAAFVHAAAGLGGGSSYTALLSLAGWPPAPLKVLSRVCNLLVTAQGCWQFWRHGHWRGRWAWPFLVASVPLAFLGGMTPISAEGFRAVLAVGLGFSGLLLFFEKAPDSGPDRSHLASAAQRWLVGLALGGGVGYGAGLAAIGGGIFLAPVLHALRWGQPKEIASLASAFIFANSLAGLLGQAVQGDWAGPPSEGFWWLPGVVLVGGFLGSRCGASWFSQRLVKRWTGGLVFLVALRLGWEVLFG encoded by the coding sequence ATGTGGCTTCTGCTGGCCTTTTTGGTGGCTGCCTTCGTGCATGCGGCGGCTGGCTTGGGCGGGGGCAGTAGCTACACGGCCTTGCTGAGCTTGGCGGGCTGGCCGCCCGCTCCGCTCAAAGTGCTTTCGCGAGTCTGCAATCTGCTGGTGACGGCCCAGGGATGCTGGCAGTTTTGGCGGCACGGGCACTGGAGGGGGCGGTGGGCTTGGCCCTTTTTGGTGGCTTCGGTTCCGCTGGCTTTTTTGGGTGGGATGACTCCGATTTCGGCCGAGGGCTTTCGGGCGGTCTTGGCGGTGGGCCTGGGCTTTTCGGGCTTGCTTTTGTTTTTCGAGAAAGCGCCGGACTCGGGGCCGGATCGCAGTCACTTGGCCTCGGCTGCCCAGCGCTGGCTGGTGGGCCTGGCTCTGGGCGGAGGGGTCGGCTATGGGGCAGGGCTGGCCGCCATCGGCGGGGGGATTTTTTTGGCCCCGGTTTTGCATGCCCTCCGCTGGGGGCAGCCGAAGGAGATCGCGAGTTTGGCCTCGGCCTTCATTTTTGCCAATAGTCTGGCGGGCTTGCTGGGCCAGGCGGTCCAAGGGGACTGGGCGGGGCCACCGAGTGAGGGTTTTTGGTGGCTGCCGGGGGTGGTGTTGGTGGGCGGGTTTTTGGGGAGCCGCTGCGGAGCGAGCTGGTTTTCCCAGCGCTTGGTGAAACGATGGACGGGTGGGCTGGTCTTTTTGGTCGCCCTTCGGCTGGGGTGGGAGGTGCTTTTTGGCTGA
- the trmB gene encoding tRNA (guanosine(46)-N7)-methyltransferase TrmB → MSTEPAPREEGPPPRASEAQEWLPQDYFRRATVEEIFPERPEAFLEVDLGCGDGRFLERMGAQFPERNFLGVERLLGRVRKVSRKAERAGLQNVKVLRLESAYAIEWLLPRASVNRLHLLCPDPWPKAKHHKRRLFQLAFLRSVAAVLKPGGEFCFKTDHLGYFEWAEEVLEDCSFLERLAWPSEAFFYAKTDFQELWEGQGKSLRRLRLRKP, encoded by the coding sequence GTGTCAACTGAGCCCGCTCCGAGGGAAGAAGGCCCGCCCCCCCGCGCCTCCGAGGCGCAGGAGTGGCTGCCGCAGGATTACTTCCGGCGGGCCACGGTGGAGGAGATCTTTCCGGAGCGACCGGAGGCGTTCTTGGAGGTGGACCTCGGCTGTGGGGACGGCCGCTTTCTCGAGCGTATGGGGGCGCAGTTTCCCGAGAGGAATTTTCTGGGCGTGGAGCGTCTTTTGGGGCGAGTGCGCAAAGTCAGCCGAAAAGCGGAACGGGCCGGTCTCCAGAATGTGAAGGTGCTGCGATTGGAGAGCGCTTATGCCATTGAGTGGCTGCTGCCGAGGGCTTCGGTCAACCGCCTGCACTTGCTCTGCCCTGACCCCTGGCCCAAGGCCAAGCACCACAAGCGGAGGCTCTTCCAACTGGCTTTCCTCCGCTCGGTGGCGGCGGTCCTGAAACCGGGCGGGGAGTTTTGTTTCAAGACGGACCACCTCGGCTACTTCGAGTGGGCGGAGGAGGTGCTGGAAGACTGTTCTTTTCTGGAGCGACTCGCTTGGCCATCCGAGGCGTTTTTTTACGCGAAGACGGATTTTCAGGAGCTGTGGGAAGGGCAGGGGAAGTCCCTCCGTCGGCTGCGCCTGCGCAAGCCGTGA
- the ispG gene encoding (E)-4-hydroxy-3-methylbut-2-enyl-diphosphate synthase: MSHHPYCTDLFRYQRRRTREVRVGEVGLGGDNPIRVQSMLTSDTLDTEACVTEALGLAEAGCEIVRITAPARRHAANLQNIVDALRAEGCSVPVVADIHFKPDAALEAANWVDKVRVNPGNYADSKKFAVLEYTDEEYQAELERIEKKFTPLVLKCKERGVAIRIGTNHGSLSDRILNRYGDTPHGMVESALEFARIARQHDFHDFVFSMKASNPKVMVEAYRLLVATLEAQGPDWNYPLHLGVTEAGDGEDGRIKSAIGIGSLLADGLGDTLRVSLTEDAIYEIPVARKLVAWVQSYGQRAQTPLEADYPVDPFRFEKRASEAVEVEGLRVGGGAQIGVFTDQRRWDAVAHKLDRMGDFKPEGILESHEVLAIDPMEEEAVAAINESRQPRLITVADGTDLAILPAFRLLASRVHPRHPILLKDTLSPEPSSQDFVTSLLHASVNVGSLLCDGVGDAVVVRGEEAPGQSLRIAYNILQAAGARIFKTDYVACPSCGRTLFNLQSTTQKIREATGHLKGVRIAVMGCIVNGPGEMADADFGYVGGAPGKINLYVGKEAVKFNIPEEEAVDRLKDLISEHGKWMDPPVPQEASVN; this comes from the coding sequence GTGAGCCACCATCCTTACTGCACCGATCTTTTTCGCTACCAGCGTCGGCGGACGCGCGAGGTGCGCGTGGGAGAGGTGGGCTTGGGGGGGGACAATCCCATTCGGGTGCAGTCCATGCTCACCAGTGACACCTTGGACACGGAGGCCTGTGTCACGGAGGCGCTGGGGTTGGCGGAAGCGGGTTGTGAGATCGTGCGGATCACGGCTCCAGCCAGAAGGCATGCCGCCAACCTCCAGAACATCGTGGACGCCCTGCGAGCGGAGGGCTGCTCGGTGCCGGTGGTGGCCGATATCCATTTCAAGCCGGACGCCGCGCTGGAGGCCGCCAACTGGGTCGACAAAGTGCGGGTCAATCCCGGGAATTACGCCGATTCCAAAAAGTTCGCCGTCCTGGAGTACACGGATGAGGAATACCAGGCAGAGCTGGAGCGGATCGAGAAAAAGTTCACGCCCTTGGTGCTCAAATGCAAGGAACGGGGAGTGGCCATCCGGATTGGGACCAACCACGGCTCGCTCAGCGATCGCATCCTGAACCGCTACGGCGACACGCCTCATGGGATGGTCGAGAGCGCGCTCGAGTTCGCTCGGATCGCCCGCCAGCACGATTTCCACGACTTCGTCTTCAGCATGAAGGCGAGCAATCCCAAGGTCATGGTGGAGGCCTACCGTCTCTTGGTGGCCACGCTCGAGGCCCAGGGTCCGGACTGGAATTACCCGCTTCACTTGGGGGTGACTGAGGCGGGCGATGGGGAGGACGGCCGCATCAAGAGCGCGATTGGGATCGGTTCCCTGCTGGCCGATGGCTTGGGGGATACCTTGCGGGTTTCCCTGACGGAGGATGCCATCTACGAGATCCCCGTGGCCCGGAAGTTGGTGGCCTGGGTCCAGAGCTATGGACAACGCGCGCAGACGCCTTTGGAGGCGGACTACCCGGTGGATCCTTTTCGGTTTGAGAAGCGGGCCAGCGAAGCGGTCGAGGTGGAGGGCCTGCGCGTGGGAGGGGGGGCGCAGATTGGCGTGTTCACCGACCAGCGGCGATGGGACGCGGTCGCGCACAAGTTGGATCGGATGGGGGACTTCAAGCCGGAAGGGATTTTGGAGTCGCACGAGGTGCTGGCGATTGACCCGATGGAGGAGGAAGCGGTGGCCGCCATCAATGAGAGCCGGCAGCCGCGTCTGATCACGGTGGCCGATGGAACGGATTTGGCGATTCTCCCGGCGTTTCGCCTGCTGGCCAGTCGGGTGCACCCCCGGCATCCCATTTTGCTGAAAGACACGCTCAGCCCGGAGCCCTCCAGCCAGGATTTCGTGACCTCGCTCTTGCACGCGAGCGTGAATGTGGGGTCGCTCTTATGCGATGGCGTGGGAGATGCCGTGGTGGTGCGGGGCGAGGAGGCGCCGGGGCAGAGCCTGCGAATCGCCTACAACATCCTGCAAGCGGCCGGGGCGCGCATTTTCAAGACGGACTATGTGGCCTGCCCCAGCTGCGGCCGCACGCTTTTCAATCTCCAGAGCACGACCCAAAAAATCCGGGAAGCCACGGGTCACCTCAAGGGGGTCCGGATCGCGGTCATGGGTTGCATCGTGAATGGACCGGGGGAGATGGCGGACGCCGATTTCGGCTACGTGGGGGGCGCGCCGGGCAAGATCAATCTCTACGTCGGGAAAGAGGCGGTGAAGTTCAATATCCCGGAGGAGGAAGCGGTCGATCGCTTGAAGGACCTCATCAGCGAGCACGGCAAATGGATGGACCCGCCGGTGCCCCAGGAAGCCAGTGTCAACTGA
- the holA gene encoding DNA polymerase III subunit delta, with protein MAGSSNLHLLTGSDDAQVREAAARLVKELTPAGAGDFGVEVVDGNAENAEAAGEICYRVIEALQTLPFFGQGKVVWLKNANFLGDSVTARSHPSQEGQQALLEVLEAGLPGEIHFVISADGIDKRRVFYKRWQKEGELRVFDLPDTSRGQWMEEVMTQVAARAEALGLEFSAPVLEYFVAIVGEKTRQIQSELEKLDLFLGEERQVSREAIRAIVASGREGVIFDLGAALARREAAEALALLDELLEQGESAISLLLAGVVPKVRSLLLARDLLDKHALPIQRAPQFLAALKKLPEAATAHLPKTKNGAIHGYPLFFAARDAERFTVDELKEALIACAETNRLLVTTSHDPKHLLSRLLVGIANPIRKRRAA; from the coding sequence ATGGCGGGTTCTTCCAATCTTCATCTCCTGACGGGGAGCGATGACGCCCAAGTCCGGGAGGCGGCGGCCCGGCTGGTCAAGGAGCTGACGCCGGCCGGGGCCGGGGACTTTGGGGTGGAGGTGGTGGATGGGAATGCCGAGAACGCGGAGGCGGCTGGGGAGATTTGCTATCGGGTGATCGAGGCTCTTCAGACGTTGCCTTTCTTCGGGCAGGGGAAAGTCGTTTGGCTCAAGAATGCCAATTTTCTGGGAGATTCGGTGACGGCTCGTTCCCATCCCTCGCAGGAGGGGCAGCAGGCGCTGCTGGAGGTCTTGGAAGCTGGCTTGCCTGGGGAGATCCACTTTGTGATCAGCGCCGATGGGATTGATAAACGGCGGGTCTTTTACAAGCGGTGGCAGAAGGAGGGGGAGCTGCGTGTTTTCGATTTGCCGGACACTAGCCGGGGCCAGTGGATGGAGGAAGTCATGACGCAGGTGGCAGCGCGGGCGGAGGCTCTTGGCCTGGAATTCTCGGCGCCGGTTTTGGAGTATTTCGTGGCCATCGTGGGCGAGAAGACGCGCCAAATTCAGAGTGAGCTGGAGAAGCTGGATCTCTTTTTGGGCGAGGAGCGGCAGGTGAGCCGCGAGGCCATCCGCGCCATCGTGGCGAGCGGCCGGGAGGGGGTGATCTTCGATCTGGGAGCGGCCTTGGCTCGGCGGGAGGCGGCGGAGGCCTTGGCCCTTCTCGACGAGCTGCTGGAGCAGGGAGAGAGTGCCATTTCCCTGCTTTTGGCCGGGGTGGTGCCCAAGGTCCGGAGTCTCTTGCTGGCCCGCGATTTGTTAGACAAACACGCTTTGCCGATCCAGCGGGCCCCGCAGTTTTTGGCCGCGCTCAAGAAGCTTCCTGAGGCGGCCACGGCCCATCTCCCCAAGACAAAGAATGGGGCCATCCATGGCTACCCGCTTTTCTTCGCGGCCCGCGATGCCGAGCGGTTCACGGTCGACGAGTTGAAGGAAGCTTTGATCGCCTGCGCGGAGACCAATCGTCTCTTGGTCACGACCAGCCACGATCCCAAGCACCTGCTTTCCCGTTTGCTGGTGGGCATCGCGAACCCGATACGGAAACGCCGCGCCGCATGA
- the rseP gene encoding RIP metalloprotease RseP yields MSVLLSLFQGLGILVLVLLVFNLMIVVHELGHYWAARWRGLRVEKFQIWFGKPIWKKTINGVQWGLGSIPAGGFVALPQMAPMETFEGKSEYQDLPPIKPIDKIIVAFAGPLFSFLLACVCAVLVWAVGRPVEVPGATTIGFVDTDSPAEEAGLLPGDEILRINGTEIRSWSGLLDSVIERIAFSEGETIEFQVQRGEETLTILSGWKTEDKAIYQRAGIRQVGLGPITETKIREIMKNGPAELAGLRPGDEIVGANGQAILSALSLANLIRESPEEALDLQVRRGSEVLSVSVTPVVPQVSPAPEEEPPPMIGIQWERLQAETRVVHQNPAVMVADSFTMMGRMIGGLFSSNNNISVQHLGGPIAIGNIFYRLFQQEDGWRLVLWFSVVLNINLALMNLLPFPVLDGGHITMSLYEMITKRAINLRFLEIVQTGCALMLFGFMFYVTFFDVQDLGIFRGGGGETTITFPEPETAP; encoded by the coding sequence GTGAGTGTCCTTCTCTCTCTTTTCCAAGGCCTTGGCATCCTGGTGTTGGTGCTGCTGGTCTTCAATCTCATGATCGTGGTTCATGAGCTGGGTCACTATTGGGCGGCCCGCTGGAGAGGCCTGCGGGTGGAGAAATTCCAGATCTGGTTTGGGAAGCCGATCTGGAAGAAAACCATCAACGGGGTCCAGTGGGGCCTGGGAAGCATCCCGGCGGGGGGCTTTGTGGCCCTGCCTCAGATGGCACCGATGGAGACCTTTGAGGGGAAATCGGAATACCAAGACCTGCCGCCCATCAAGCCGATCGATAAAATCATAGTAGCCTTTGCTGGCCCGCTTTTCAGTTTCCTGCTGGCTTGTGTCTGCGCGGTTCTGGTGTGGGCCGTGGGTCGGCCGGTGGAGGTGCCGGGTGCCACCACCATTGGGTTCGTCGACACGGATTCGCCCGCGGAGGAGGCGGGGCTTTTACCGGGCGATGAGATCCTCCGTATCAACGGCACCGAGATCCGGAGTTGGTCCGGGCTTTTGGACAGTGTGATCGAACGGATCGCCTTCAGCGAAGGAGAGACCATTGAGTTCCAAGTCCAGCGGGGCGAGGAGACCCTGACCATCCTTTCCGGCTGGAAAACCGAGGACAAGGCGATCTACCAACGCGCGGGAATCCGGCAAGTCGGGCTGGGGCCCATTACGGAGACCAAGATCAGGGAGATTATGAAGAATGGTCCGGCCGAGCTGGCTGGCCTGCGTCCTGGAGATGAGATCGTGGGCGCCAACGGGCAAGCGATCTTGAGCGCCCTCTCGCTCGCCAATCTGATCCGGGAATCCCCGGAAGAGGCGCTCGACTTGCAGGTCAGGCGGGGCAGTGAGGTCCTTTCGGTTTCGGTGACGCCGGTCGTGCCCCAAGTTTCGCCCGCCCCGGAGGAAGAACCGCCTCCCATGATCGGCATCCAATGGGAACGGCTGCAGGCGGAAACCCGGGTCGTCCATCAAAATCCGGCTGTCATGGTGGCGGACTCTTTCACCATGATGGGGCGCATGATCGGCGGGCTCTTTTCCAGCAACAACAATATTTCGGTGCAGCACCTGGGGGGGCCGATCGCCATCGGAAACATTTTTTATCGCCTGTTCCAGCAGGAGGATGGCTGGCGCTTGGTGCTGTGGTTCAGCGTGGTGCTGAATATCAACCTCGCTCTCATGAATCTGCTGCCCTTCCCGGTCTTGGATGGAGGGCACATCACGATGTCGCTTTATGAGATGATTACCAAACGGGCCATCAATTTGCGCTTTCTCGAGATCGTGCAGACTGGGTGCGCCCTGATGTTGTTTGGCTTCATGTTTTATGTGACCTTTTTTGACGTGCAGGATCTAGGGATTTTCCGAGGCGGGGGCGGGGAAACCACCATCACTTTTCCCGAGCCGGAGACGGCCCCTTGA